Proteins encoded within one genomic window of Thermococcus sp. 21S7:
- a CDS encoding SPFH domain-containing protein produces MVQVIEWVNPGEDEIIWRYPNEVIKWGAQLIVHEYEVAVFMRDGKIYDVLGPGRHTLTTQNLPLLYKLVGGSNSPFKATVIFVSMKQFQGRYGGETQTRELAPVKYYGVYWFKVADPVLFITEVVGGQSLYEASDVTKFIRAYFNEGMMKHLSAYSIVDLFQNLDMVSTQVKVKLIEDFRRLGLELVDVKIEGVNTTDEWRQRLFWIMQTGNAQAVMQMDTAKQVAAELGKSEGAAMGTGMVIMPQLLQQPAQPAQPAQPYAGGGVPPAGYQQPAQPGAPAQAAGQEICPYCGKPIPPGARFCPYCGHQIHRCPNGHIVPEGAKFCPVCGAKIE; encoded by the coding sequence TCAGGTCATAGAATGGGTGAACCCCGGAGAAGACGAGATAATCTGGCGCTACCCCAACGAGGTCATAAAGTGGGGTGCCCAGCTGATAGTCCATGAGTACGAAGTCGCTGTGTTTATGCGCGATGGCAAAATCTACGACGTTCTTGGCCCGGGAAGGCACACGCTGACGACTCAGAATTTACCTCTCCTCTACAAGCTCGTTGGCGGTTCAAACAGCCCCTTCAAGGCAACCGTAATTTTCGTCAGCATGAAGCAGTTCCAGGGGCGCTACGGTGGGGAGACGCAGACGAGAGAATTGGCGCCGGTCAAGTACTACGGCGTCTACTGGTTTAAGGTGGCAGACCCGGTTCTCTTCATCACCGAGGTCGTTGGCGGCCAGAGCCTCTACGAGGCGAGCGACGTCACCAAGTTCATCAGGGCATACTTCAACGAGGGCATGATGAAGCACCTCAGCGCTTACTCGATAGTTGACCTCTTCCAGAACCTCGACATGGTCAGCACACAGGTCAAGGTCAAGCTCATCGAGGATTTCCGCAGGCTCGGCCTTGAGCTGGTCGATGTCAAGATTGAGGGCGTCAACACCACAGACGAGTGGCGCCAGAGGCTCTTCTGGATAATGCAGACAGGCAACGCTCAGGCCGTCATGCAGATGGACACGGCAAAGCAGGTTGCCGCTGAGCTTGGAAAAAGTGAAGGGGCCGCTATGGGCACAGGCATGGTTATAATGCCCCAGCTCCTCCAGCAACCCGCCCAACCTGCTCAGCCGGCGCAGCCCTACGCCGGTGGAGGCGTTCCGCCGGCGGGATACCAGCAACCGGCCCAGCCGGGAGCACCGGCTCAAGCAGCAGGGCAGGAAATCTGCCCCTACTGCGGCAAGCCCATCCCGCCAGGGGCGCGCTTCTGCCCATACTGCGGACACCAGATACACCGCTGTCCCAACGGCCACATAGTTCCGGAAGGGGCGAAGTTCTGCCCCGTCTGCGGTGCGAAGATTGAGTGA